In Serratia sp. FDAARGOS_506, a genomic segment contains:
- a CDS encoding DUF2002 family protein, whose protein sequence is MYLRPDEVAKVLENTGFERDYVTDQAYGYRKGAHYVYVNREARMGRTALVIHPALKEKSVHFATPTSPVRTSEQYLEFPLDLSSDAPNQRYGIAHGFSSREALSRYLYSMFL, encoded by the coding sequence ATGTATTTACGGCCGGATGAAGTGGCTAAAGTGTTGGAGAATACCGGCTTTGAGCGTGATTATGTCACCGATCAGGCCTATGGCTACCGCAAGGGCGCACACTACGTGTATGTGAACCGCGAAGCGCGGATGGGCAGAACCGCATTGGTGATCCACCCGGCTCTGAAAGAGAAAAGCGTGCATTTCGCCACGCCGACCTCTCCGGTGCGCACCAGCGAGCAGTATCTGGAGTTTCCCCTGGATTTAAGCAGCGACGCCCCGAACCAGCGTTACGGCATCGCACACGGCTTCAGCTCGCGCGAAGCGCTGTCGCGCTACCTCTACAGCATGTTCCTGTAA
- a CDS encoding DUF1198 family protein: MTWIILAALIVVFIIGYRILTSDTRKAIDSLAHLLRVKPMLIESMIQEMGGRQSQTFIRMLNNGYTEEMHQAAYLLFIYLTFIKQADDEQIALWRDVLLRAGLSPELHAEHTEAALFYFAELDIDAFELAQFRRAYNERFNREALAHG; encoded by the coding sequence ATGACCTGGATCATCCTCGCCGCCCTGATCGTCGTATTTATTATCGGTTACCGCATCTTGACGTCCGACACCCGCAAAGCCATCGATTCGCTGGCCCATCTGCTGAGGGTCAAACCGATGCTGATCGAATCGATGATCCAGGAAATGGGCGGCCGCCAAAGCCAGACCTTTATCCGCATGCTGAACAACGGCTACACCGAAGAGATGCACCAAGCCGCTTATCTGTTGTTCATCTACCTGACGTTCATCAAGCAAGCGGACGACGAACAGATTGCCCTGTGGCGCGACGTGCTGCTGCGCGCCGGGCTGTCGCCGGAGCTGCACGCCGAGCACACCGAAGCAGCGCTGTTTTACTTCGCCGAGTTGGATATCGATGCATTTGAACTGGCGCAGTTCCGCCGCGCCTACAATGAGCGTTTCAACCGCGAAGCGTTGGCCCACGGTTGA
- a CDS encoding phage tail terminator-like protein, producing the protein MSTLKIKDLFESVLLQWAEKNNIDYTLANFPVEGSAVLHLEPFIVPAVNQGVGVSQDVTVYSGNYQINIVIKKGEGSHEGYLLAERVLSLFPNGAELSDDYLSCSINSPASVLPAIQKEDSYIIPVSISYWSQS; encoded by the coding sequence TTGAGTACCTTAAAGATAAAAGATTTGTTTGAGTCGGTACTGTTGCAATGGGCGGAAAAAAACAATATCGACTATACGTTGGCAAATTTCCCTGTTGAGGGAAGTGCGGTGTTGCATCTTGAGCCATTTATTGTTCCTGCAGTCAATCAGGGGGTCGGTGTTTCTCAGGATGTGACGGTATACAGCGGTAATTATCAGATCAATATTGTGATCAAAAAAGGCGAGGGGAGCCATGAGGGCTATCTGTTAGCGGAGCGGGTGTTGTCACTTTTTCCCAATGGTGCTGAGCTTTCCGATGATTATTTGAGCTGCAGTATTAATTCCCCGGCCAGTGTTTTACCTGCTATTCAAAAAGAAGATAGCTATATCATTCCTGTTAGTATCAGTTATTGGTCTCAGTCATGA
- a CDS encoding phage tail protein yields the protein MSFALPNGATVFAGIPATSTVATTAVSNANGAVFTLATGHGLKIGDIVIVNSGWGLIDDLVAKITASTDTSVTIGAINTSDVKFFPAGIGKGALTKVANWTQIPQITEVAQSGGDQQYAQVQFLEDDRQRNLATFKAAKTQTFTFAHDSTQPIYSVLQNADRNGDVLAFYMYVPKANELRYWSAIPSFDPQPTTAVNQVETVTVSLAIQSSDMTFYKTTL from the coding sequence ATGAGTTTTGCATTACCTAATGGCGCAACTGTATTTGCCGGTATCCCTGCTACTTCGACGGTAGCAACGACGGCGGTTAGCAACGCTAATGGCGCTGTATTTACTCTGGCCACAGGTCATGGTTTGAAAATTGGGGACATTGTCATTGTCAATTCAGGCTGGGGGCTGATTGATGACTTGGTTGCCAAGATCACAGCCTCAACCGATACCAGCGTTACTATTGGTGCGATCAATACTTCGGATGTGAAGTTTTTCCCTGCCGGTATCGGTAAAGGTGCACTGACTAAAGTCGCCAACTGGACCCAAATTCCGCAAATTACCGAAGTGGCTCAGTCGGGCGGCGATCAACAATATGCTCAGGTTCAGTTTCTTGAGGATGATCGTCAACGCAACCTCGCGACATTCAAGGCGGCGAAAACGCAAACCTTTACCTTCGCTCACGATTCGACACAGCCAATTTATAGCGTGTTGCAGAATGCGGATCGTAATGGCGATGTTTTGGCATTTTATATGTACGTCCCTAAAGCTAACGAACTGCGCTATTGGTCAGCAATTCCATCTTTTGACCCTCAACCAACAACGGCTGTCAACCAGGTGGAAACTGTGACTGTATCGCTGGCAATTCAGTCCAGCGACATGACTTTCTATAAAACTACCCTTTAA
- the smrA gene encoding DNA endonuclease SmrA gives MSEQEKDFFEQAMADVVPLASRRQTLYLKPQETVDKSARREAQRLLQENFLSTDFLEVIPCEQPLEFKGEGIQQGVLDKLRNGRYPPQASLNLLRQSVEASRQALFRFIVQAEAQNLRSLLIVHGRGRQNESHPNIVRSYVAKWLAQFEQVQAFCRALPRDGGEGACYVTLRKSAQAKAENFERHAKRSR, from the coding sequence ATGAGCGAGCAGGAAAAAGACTTTTTTGAACAGGCGATGGCGGACGTGGTGCCGCTGGCGAGCAGGCGGCAGACGCTGTACCTCAAGCCGCAGGAGACGGTGGACAAAAGCGCGCGGCGCGAAGCGCAGCGGCTGCTGCAGGAAAACTTCCTCAGCACCGATTTTCTCGAGGTGATCCCCTGCGAACAGCCGCTGGAGTTCAAAGGGGAAGGCATTCAACAGGGCGTGCTGGACAAGTTGCGCAACGGCCGTTACCCGCCGCAGGCGTCGCTGAACCTGCTGCGTCAGTCGGTCGAAGCCAGCAGGCAGGCACTGTTTCGCTTCATCGTGCAGGCGGAGGCGCAAAACCTGCGTTCGCTGCTGATCGTGCACGGCCGCGGGCGGCAGAACGAAAGCCATCCGAATATCGTGCGCAGTTACGTCGCCAAATGGCTGGCGCAGTTTGAACAGGTACAGGCGTTTTGCCGCGCCTTACCGCGCGACGGCGGTGAGGGCGCCTGCTACGTCACGCTGCGTAAATCGGCACAGGCCAAGGCGGAAAACTTTGAGCGCCACGCCAAGCGCAGCCGTTGA
- the asr gene encoding acid resistance repetitive basic protein Asr, with protein MKKVLALIVAATMGLSSVAFAADTAATAPATTTAPAATTTTAAPAAAAEKAPAKATHHKKAKHHKKAPAQKAQAAKKHHKKAPAQKAQAAKKHHKKAPVQKAQAAKKHHKKAGKKA; from the coding sequence ATGAAAAAAGTATTAGCGCTGATCGTTGCTGCCACTATGGGTCTGTCTTCTGTTGCTTTCGCTGCTGATACTGCAGCTACTGCTCCGGCTACCACCACCGCGCCAGCTGCGACCACCACTACCGCTGCGCCAGCGGCTGCTGCTGAAAAAGCGCCAGCTAAAGCAACGCACCACAAGAAAGCTAAGCACCACAAAAAAGCGCCAGCCCAGAAAGCTCAGGCCGCTAAAAAGCACCACAAAAAAGCGCCAGCTCAGAAAGCCCAGGCTGCTAAAAAACACCACAAAAAAGCGCCAGTGCAGAAAGCTCAGGCCGCTAAAAAACACCACAAAAAAGCCGGTAAAAAAGCTTAA
- a CDS encoding nickel/cobalt transporter gives MKTVSLKHAPGRYAGLALAGLLLLTLLYLFVQHWAEFVQYCINFQIYMHRYLVLYLLQQRNQQYSGGLMLTLASFAYGFLHSIGPGHGKFVITTYLATHRERLNASRAITLLGSLMQGVVAIVFVVVLAVALNLSMGDLSLSRYWVEKGSAVFIAAFGLMVILRASGWRWRRRRAPVIQALHPAEHTHSAACECGHRHQPSAAELTGGWRNALWLIVSIGIRPCSGAILILVFANAIGMFTWGVISAMSMALGTGLSIMILATLVHHARERFLAQQPGLTGYYLAQASRIAVMLGGVILILFALVLFNSVIPVSANGDFIAAGC, from the coding sequence ATGAAAACCGTCTCGCTGAAACACGCGCCGGGCCGCTACGCCGGTCTGGCCCTCGCCGGTCTGCTGCTGCTGACGCTGCTCTACCTGTTCGTGCAGCACTGGGCCGAGTTTGTGCAGTATTGCATCAACTTCCAGATTTACATGCACCGCTATCTGGTGCTCTACCTGCTGCAGCAGCGCAACCAGCAATACAGCGGCGGGCTGATGCTGACGCTGGCCAGTTTCGCTTACGGCTTCCTGCACTCCATCGGCCCCGGGCACGGCAAGTTCGTCATCACCACTTATCTGGCCACCCACCGCGAACGGCTGAACGCCAGCCGGGCGATCACCCTGCTGGGCAGCCTGATGCAAGGCGTGGTCGCCATTGTGTTCGTGGTGGTGCTGGCGGTGGCGCTCAACCTGTCGATGGGCGATCTCAGCCTCAGCCGTTATTGGGTGGAAAAAGGCAGTGCGGTCTTCATCGCCGCCTTCGGCCTGATGGTGATCCTGCGCGCCAGCGGCTGGCGCTGGCGTCGGCGCCGCGCACCGGTCATTCAGGCGCTGCACCCGGCGGAGCACACGCATAGCGCGGCGTGCGAGTGCGGCCACCGGCATCAGCCCAGCGCGGCCGAACTGACCGGCGGCTGGCGCAACGCGCTGTGGCTGATCGTCTCCATCGGTATTCGTCCGTGCAGCGGCGCCATCCTGATTCTGGTGTTCGCCAACGCCATCGGCATGTTCACCTGGGGCGTGATCTCCGCCATGAGCATGGCGCTGGGCACCGGGCTGTCGATCATGATCCTCGCCACGCTGGTGCATCACGCCCGCGAGCGCTTTCTGGCCCAGCAACCCGGCCTGACGGGCTACTATCTGGCACAGGCGTCGCGTATCGCCGTGATGCTCGGTGGCGTGATCCTGATCCTGTTCGCGCTGGTGTTGTTCAATTCGGTGATCCCGGTCAGCGCCAACGGCGATTTTATCGCCGCCGGCTGCTAA
- a CDS encoding phage tail assembly chaperone, producing the protein MMTEFTLNPTPTFSIDVAIPRAGSEDGILTFSFKHKKRSQLETLEKSLREATEQQLDAGSYNNEPMADFLHEICDGWALPDTLNRESIITLLDNYPRAFDAIATAYTKELMVVREKN; encoded by the coding sequence ATGATGACTGAATTTACCCTTAACCCAACCCCAACTTTTAGCATTGACGTTGCTATTCCACGTGCGGGAAGCGAGGATGGAATATTGACATTTTCGTTCAAACATAAAAAACGCAGCCAATTGGAAACGCTGGAAAAATCGCTGCGCGAAGCAACCGAACAGCAATTGGATGCGGGTAGCTACAACAATGAACCTATGGCCGATTTCTTACACGAAATTTGTGATGGATGGGCATTGCCCGACACGTTGAATAGAGAAAGCATTATCACATTGCTTGATAACTATCCGCGCGCGTTTGATGCAATTGCCACTGCGTATACCAAAGAGTTGATGGTGGTACGGGAAAAAAACTGA
- a CDS encoding LexA family transcriptional regulator: MKTIEEIRRENARKLRDGVGGNSNFAAMLDREATQISRVIGKNPTKKIGDDLARHMEICFSLATGWLDKTHDTAAGHTNVQETSYGNDKKIKLVPVISWVQAGAWTEIAFSEVDLIQTEHYPCPVACGERTYILRVVGDSMSPEYSPGDLIFVDPDVTPWNGDDVIALMSDFGETTFKRFIEEGSERMLKALNPDWPERYIPINSNCHIIGTVIFSGKSRRHR, from the coding sequence ATGAAAACGATCGAAGAAATCCGACGGGAAAACGCCAGAAAATTGCGCGACGGCGTGGGCGGCAACTCAAACTTCGCTGCCATGTTGGATCGCGAAGCGACGCAAATCAGCCGAGTTATCGGTAAAAACCCCACAAAAAAAATTGGCGACGATCTCGCTCGCCATATGGAAATTTGTTTTTCTCTTGCTACCGGATGGTTGGATAAAACCCATGACACCGCCGCCGGCCACACCAACGTTCAGGAAACATCGTACGGCAACGATAAAAAGATAAAATTGGTTCCGGTGATATCCTGGGTTCAGGCAGGAGCCTGGACGGAAATCGCGTTTTCAGAGGTTGATTTGATTCAAACAGAACACTATCCCTGCCCTGTCGCCTGTGGGGAAAGGACCTACATTTTGCGTGTGGTCGGCGATTCAATGAGCCCGGAATACTCCCCTGGCGATCTGATTTTTGTCGATCCTGATGTTACCCCCTGGAATGGCGATGACGTGATCGCTTTAATGAGCGACTTCGGCGAAACCACATTTAAACGTTTTATTGAAGAGGGCTCAGAACGGATGCTAAAAGCACTCAATCCTGATTGGCCGGAACGTTACATCCCAATCAACAGCAACTGCCATATCATCGGTACTGTTATCTTTTCGGGTAAATCTCGTCGCCATCGATAA
- a CDS encoding antiterminator Q family protein produces MRDIQQVLMRWGGWAREHPSMGYSHIAAGFKGLLPHTAKNRLSCCDEDGLAVDRAVARLQAIRQPEELELILRHYVYGESKSAIARGWKCSEGRVRQQMQIAEGFIDGCLSHEEIKLQMEKY; encoded by the coding sequence ATGAGGGATATACAGCAGGTATTGATGCGGTGGGGAGGCTGGGCGCGGGAACATCCTTCGATGGGATACTCTCATATCGCTGCGGGCTTTAAGGGATTGTTGCCGCATACGGCAAAGAATCGCCTTTCTTGTTGTGATGAAGACGGATTGGCTGTCGATCGTGCCGTTGCTCGATTGCAGGCTATACGTCAACCAGAAGAGTTGGAATTGATTCTGCGTCACTATGTGTATGGCGAATCAAAATCGGCTATCGCACGTGGTTGGAAATGCTCTGAAGGGAGAGTTCGTCAGCAAATGCAAATTGCGGAAGGTTTTATAGATGGATGTTTATCTCATGAGGAAATAAAGTTGCAGATGGAAAAATATTAG
- a CDS encoding MbeD/MobD family mobilization/exclusion protein: MTMRELEIQFQNAMNELQSSFERQHREWQQSYQALQQLLEEAKQREAALRAQNEQLARKLSTASSVPEQHALVKQIKMLGAHLDALAKDAATFNHHLRQQSAVGNFSGEQH, encoded by the coding sequence ATGACAATGCGCGAGCTGGAAATCCAGTTTCAAAATGCGATGAATGAGTTGCAGAGCAGCTTCGAACGGCAACACCGCGAATGGCAGCAGAGCTACCAGGCGCTGCAGCAACTGCTGGAAGAAGCCAAACAGCGCGAAGCCGCGCTGCGGGCGCAGAATGAACAACTGGCGCGCAAGCTGAGCACCGCCAGTTCGGTGCCGGAACAACATGCGCTGGTGAAGCAGATCAAAATGCTCGGCGCCCATCTGGATGCGCTGGCCAAAGACGCGGCCACCTTCAACCACCACCTGCGCCAACAGAGCGCGGTCGGTAATTTCAGCGGCGAACAGCATTGA
- a CDS encoding DUF4440 domain-containing protein: MNPYFTEVIDAHIAIERWLGKGAGEEQALLARFTPDFSMIALSGAPLDFAALCAFFRAHRAAKPGLKIEIEEMKLVAEWPTGAVVSYREKQSLPGQSATLRYSTVVFERQPSALSWRHLHETAAAQ; encoded by the coding sequence ATGAACCCGTACTTTACCGAAGTGATCGACGCCCACATCGCCATTGAACGCTGGCTGGGCAAAGGGGCTGGAGAAGAACAGGCGCTGCTGGCGCGCTTTACGCCGGATTTCAGCATGATCGCACTGAGCGGCGCCCCGCTGGATTTTGCCGCACTGTGCGCCTTTTTCCGCGCGCATCGCGCTGCCAAACCGGGATTGAAAATCGAGATAGAAGAGATGAAGCTGGTGGCCGAATGGCCGACGGGCGCGGTAGTCAGCTACCGGGAAAAGCAGAGCCTGCCAGGGCAAAGCGCCACGCTGCGCTACTCCACGGTGGTGTTTGAACGTCAGCCCAGCGCGCTCAGCTGGCGGCATTTGCACGAAACCGCCGCCGCGCAATAA
- a CDS encoding LysR family transcriptional regulator → MLNLQRLAIFAAVVEAGSFTAAAVALGQTKAVVSFNVKQLENELGVSLLARSTRRLSLTDAGERFYQRSLQLLQEAENVLDDVRRDHHGLSGVLRITSTPEYGAQVVVPALAAFSRQHPRLRIQHVSSSYHADLISERFDVAIRLGQLADSSHRAALIDSFAIFPVASPGYLADRPIHSLTDLAQAQWIAHSRLSSPLSWQVATPQREAVLFKVADAATLTGDSAAALLAFALHGTGVALLPAWLAQPEIDAGRLQRLLPDHRFPEQSIYALYPNTRHVPEKVRAFIDFLRARVAAKSLAK, encoded by the coding sequence ATGCTGAATTTGCAGCGCCTGGCGATCTTCGCGGCGGTGGTGGAGGCGGGCAGCTTTACCGCGGCGGCGGTGGCGCTGGGGCAAACCAAGGCGGTGGTGAGTTTTAACGTCAAACAGCTGGAGAACGAGCTGGGGGTGTCACTGCTGGCGCGCAGCACCCGGCGGCTGTCGCTGACCGACGCCGGCGAACGTTTTTACCAGCGCAGCCTGCAGCTGCTGCAGGAGGCGGAAAACGTGCTGGACGACGTGCGCCGCGATCATCACGGGCTGAGCGGCGTGCTGCGCATCACCAGCACGCCGGAGTATGGCGCGCAGGTGGTGGTGCCGGCGCTGGCGGCGTTTTCGCGGCAGCACCCGCGGTTGCGCATCCAGCATGTATCTTCTTCTTATCACGCCGATCTGATCTCGGAGCGCTTTGACGTGGCGATCCGCCTGGGCCAGCTGGCGGACTCCAGCCACCGCGCGGCGCTGATCGACAGCTTCGCCATTTTTCCGGTGGCGTCGCCGGGTTATCTGGCCGACCGACCGATTCATTCGCTGACGGATCTGGCGCAGGCGCAGTGGATTGCCCACAGCCGGCTCAGTTCACCGCTCAGCTGGCAGGTGGCCACGCCGCAGCGCGAAGCGGTGCTGTTCAAGGTGGCCGATGCTGCCACGCTCACCGGTGACAGCGCCGCGGCATTGCTGGCGTTCGCCCTGCATGGCACCGGGGTGGCGCTGCTGCCGGCGTGGCTGGCGCAGCCCGAAATCGACGCCGGCCGGCTGCAGCGGTTGCTGCCGGATCACCGTTTCCCCGAGCAGAGCATCTATGCGCTCTACCCGAACACCCGCCATGTGCCGGAAAAGGTGCGGGCGTTTATCGATTTTCTGCGCGCGCGGGTGGCGGCAAAATCGTTAGCGAAATAA
- a CDS encoding MFS transporter: protein MSYRSKVAIVYLLGFFVDLINMFIANVAYPAIGQAMRVSVSQLAWVSNGYILGLTLVIPLSAWLAQRIGGRRVFLLSLALFMLATLGAGNADSIGALIGWRTLQGMGGGLLIPIGQTLTYQLYRSHERAGLSAAIMLVGLLAPALSPALGGWLVDRLDWRWVFFANLPLAALALALAALWLRAETSTAVRKPLDGKGLLSACAALTLLLLGLTRLSEAGHQASGAALLAAGLLVLAYYLRHSLRTPQPLLNLRLVADPLLRNAMAVYLCIPGLFIGVSLVAMLYLQNQLGMPAAQVGGLMLPWALASFLAITLTGKTFNRLGPRPLLIAGCLLQGAGMLTLAQIDLAGQHALQIAAFALMGFGGSLCSSTAQSSAFLQIPDAQLADASALWNINRQLSFCLGVALLSLLLNLLLAGLPPAAAYRTCFILAGASVFIPLLLCLRLANRAIVRQLNAQQDAL from the coding sequence ATGTCTTATCGCAGCAAAGTGGCAATCGTCTATCTGCTCGGCTTTTTCGTCGATCTGATCAATATGTTTATCGCCAACGTCGCCTACCCCGCCATCGGCCAGGCGATGCGGGTGTCGGTCAGCCAACTGGCGTGGGTCAGCAACGGCTATATTCTCGGCCTGACGCTGGTGATCCCCCTCAGCGCCTGGCTGGCGCAGCGCATCGGCGGGCGGCGGGTGTTCCTGCTGTCGCTGGCGCTGTTCATGCTGGCTACCCTCGGCGCGGGTAACGCCGACAGCATCGGTGCGCTGATCGGCTGGCGCACCCTGCAGGGCATGGGCGGCGGTTTGCTGATCCCCATCGGCCAAACGCTGACCTACCAGCTGTACCGTAGCCATGAACGCGCCGGACTGTCGGCGGCCATCATGCTGGTGGGGCTGCTGGCCCCGGCGCTGTCACCGGCGCTGGGCGGCTGGCTCGTCGATCGGCTGGACTGGCGCTGGGTGTTTTTCGCTAACCTGCCGCTGGCGGCTCTGGCGCTGGCGCTGGCGGCGCTGTGGCTGCGCGCGGAAACGTCGACGGCGGTGCGTAAACCGCTCGACGGCAAAGGACTGCTGAGCGCCTGCGCGGCGTTGACGCTGCTGCTGCTCGGCCTGACCCGGCTGAGCGAGGCCGGTCATCAGGCTTCCGGCGCGGCGCTGCTGGCCGCCGGCCTGCTGGTGCTGGCCTATTATCTGCGCCATAGCCTGCGCACCCCGCAGCCGCTGCTGAACCTGCGGCTGGTCGCCGATCCGCTGCTGCGCAACGCCATGGCGGTTTATTTGTGCATTCCCGGCCTGTTCATCGGCGTCAGCCTGGTGGCGATGCTGTATCTGCAAAACCAGCTGGGGATGCCCGCCGCCCAGGTCGGCGGCCTGATGCTGCCCTGGGCGCTGGCGTCGTTCCTGGCAATCACGCTGACCGGCAAAACCTTTAATCGCCTCGGCCCACGGCCGCTGCTGATCGCCGGCTGCCTGTTGCAAGGTGCCGGCATGCTGACGCTGGCGCAGATCGATCTGGCCGGCCAGCACGCATTGCAGATCGCCGCCTTCGCCCTGATGGGGTTTGGCGGCAGCCTGTGCAGCAGCACGGCGCAGAGCAGCGCGTTCCTGCAGATCCCCGACGCTCAGCTGGCGGACGCCAGCGCGCTGTGGAACATCAACCGCCAGCTCAGTTTCTGCCTCGGCGTGGCGCTGCTCAGCCTGCTGCTGAATCTGCTGCTGGCCGGGCTGCCGCCCGCAGCGGCCTACCGCACCTGCTTCATTCTGGCGGGCGCCAGCGTATTTATTCCGCTGCTACTGTGCCTGCGCCTCGCCAACCGCGCCATCGTGCGCCAACTCAACGCTCAACAGGATGCTTTATGA
- a CDS encoding DUF1799 domain-containing protein, which produces MVSAVTIFQMMATQWRIGMNGVTGLDYNCLPWLMKVYAVDDEASTLNDIRIMENAALRVIHRK; this is translated from the coding sequence ATGGTATCAGCTGTCACTATTTTCCAGATGATGGCGACGCAGTGGCGTATCGGAATGAATGGTGTCACCGGGTTGGATTATAACTGTCTGCCTTGGTTAATGAAGGTTTATGCGGTAGATGACGAGGCGAGCACATTAAATGATATCCGTATTATGGAAAACGCAGCGCTAAGAGTCATTCACCGAAAATGA
- a CDS encoding YqjD family protein — protein MFKKAERTERDIDQDVTLLADTLDEVLRESGDKTKEELKELHSKAKGVLRDARARFNGSTSLTQHARDAVDQADSYVRDKPWQGVGIGAAVGIVLGVLLARR, from the coding sequence ATGTTTAAAAAAGCGGAAAGAACAGAACGCGACATCGATCAGGACGTCACTCTGTTGGCCGATACGCTGGATGAAGTGTTGCGCGAGTCCGGTGACAAGACCAAAGAGGAACTGAAAGAGCTGCACAGCAAGGCGAAAGGCGTGCTGCGCGACGCCCGGGCGCGGTTCAATGGCTCCACCAGTCTGACACAGCATGCGCGCGACGCGGTCGATCAAGCCGACAGCTATGTGCGTGACAAACCTTGGCAGGGCGTAGGGATCGGTGCCGCCGTCGGCATCGTGCTCGGCGTGCTGCTGGCCCGGCGTTAA
- a CDS encoding MFS transporter — protein MTAENNLQLNRRILSVVMFTFVCYLTIGLPLAVLPGFVHDHLGYNSVLAGLIISAQYFATLFSRPHAGRYADQLGPKKVVLFGLACCGASGLFYALAFGVDGYPWLSLLLLCVGRVFLGVGESFASTGSTLWGIGRVGAMHTARVISWNGVATYGAMAAGAPLGVYLNQQWGLAGVAALIVLAVAVALLLASGKPEVSIAAGQRIAFRAVFGRIWAYGLGLAMGTVGFGVIATFITLYYADKGWSGAAFSLTLFSCAFVGIRLIFSNVINRHGGLKVTLASFLVEIVGLLLIWQAGEPWMVQTGALLAGAGFSLVFPALGVEAVKQVPPQNQGTALGTYSAFLDLALGITGPLAGLLIGQAGVPSIYLAAALLVALGVLLTLRLLQRRRA, from the coding sequence ATGACCGCAGAAAATAACCTCCAGCTGAACCGGCGCATTCTGTCCGTGGTGATGTTCACCTTCGTCTGCTACCTGACCATCGGCCTGCCGCTGGCGGTGCTGCCGGGATTTGTGCATGACCACCTGGGCTACAACTCGGTGCTGGCGGGCCTTATCATCAGCGCGCAGTACTTCGCCACGCTGTTCAGCCGCCCGCACGCCGGGCGTTATGCCGATCAGCTGGGGCCGAAGAAGGTGGTGCTGTTCGGCCTGGCCTGCTGCGGCGCCAGCGGCCTGTTTTACGCGCTGGCGTTCGGCGTAGACGGTTACCCGTGGCTCAGCCTGCTGTTGCTGTGTGTGGGGCGGGTGTTTCTCGGCGTCGGCGAAAGCTTCGCCAGTACCGGCTCTACGCTGTGGGGCATCGGCCGGGTCGGGGCGATGCACACCGCGCGGGTGATTTCCTGGAACGGCGTCGCCACCTATGGGGCGATGGCGGCCGGGGCGCCGCTCGGCGTGTATTTGAATCAGCAGTGGGGTTTGGCCGGGGTGGCGGCGCTGATCGTGCTGGCGGTCGCGGTGGCGCTGCTGTTGGCGAGCGGCAAACCGGAGGTCTCGATCGCCGCCGGGCAACGCATCGCCTTTCGCGCGGTGTTCGGCCGCATCTGGGCCTATGGCCTCGGGTTGGCGATGGGCACCGTTGGCTTCGGTGTGATCGCCACGTTCATCACCCTTTACTACGCGGACAAAGGCTGGAGCGGCGCGGCGTTTTCGCTGACGCTGTTCAGCTGCGCCTTCGTCGGCATCCGCCTAATCTTCAGCAACGTCATCAATCGCCACGGCGGTTTGAAGGTGACGCTGGCGTCGTTTTTGGTCGAGATCGTCGGGCTGCTGTTGATCTGGCAGGCCGGTGAACCCTGGATGGTGCAAACCGGCGCGTTGCTGGCCGGCGCCGGTTTCTCGCTGGTGTTCCCGGCGCTGGGCGTCGAGGCGGTGAAACAGGTGCCGCCGCAGAACCAGGGTACGGCGCTCGGCACCTATTCGGCGTTCCTCGACCTGGCGCTGGGCATCACCGGCCCGCTGGCCGGGCTGCTGATAGGGCAGGCGGGCGTGCCGTCGATCTATCTGGCGGCTGCGCTGCTGGTGGCGCTGGGAGTGCTGCTCACCCTGCGCCTGCTGCAGCGCCGTCGAGCCTGA